The following are encoded together in the Pseudoalteromonas shioyasakiensis genome:
- the djlA gene encoding co-chaperone DjlA has protein sequence MWGKVLGFCFGFMFGKFIGALLGLYLGHMFDRSLKQDFDKAGGFSGLFKGDDINERQALFFSSCFAVMGHIAKSNGRVSETHIRAASVFMDEMGLSGDERREAQDAFRSGKEADFSLKETVHDFKERFARRHDLLQLFLEIQIQMAFSDGHLAEQEKQLLQEVSKQLGISRTQFAFLLKRYQAEFAFRQQQQRFYEQQRQQSQQNRSSHSEQRGHSVPPNNGMNRAQALALLGLNNDASARDIKVAYRKLMAQHHPDKLVSQGLPKHMMEVAVKKSQDIQAAYEYLKKAA, from the coding sequence ATGTGGGGAAAAGTACTCGGTTTTTGTTTTGGCTTTATGTTTGGCAAATTTATTGGTGCCTTACTAGGCCTATACCTTGGCCATATGTTCGATCGCAGCTTAAAACAAGACTTTGATAAAGCAGGTGGTTTTTCTGGTCTGTTTAAAGGCGATGATATTAACGAACGTCAAGCGCTTTTCTTTTCTAGTTGTTTTGCGGTGATGGGGCATATTGCCAAATCAAATGGTCGTGTTAGTGAAACGCATATTCGTGCTGCCAGTGTCTTTATGGACGAAATGGGTTTATCGGGCGATGAGCGCAGAGAAGCACAAGATGCCTTTCGTAGTGGTAAAGAAGCTGACTTTTCATTAAAAGAAACCGTTCATGACTTTAAAGAGCGCTTTGCTCGACGCCATGATTTATTGCAACTGTTCCTCGAAATACAAATTCAAATGGCCTTTTCTGATGGCCACCTTGCAGAGCAAGAAAAGCAGCTCTTGCAAGAGGTAAGCAAGCAGTTAGGTATTTCACGTACTCAGTTCGCATTTTTATTAAAACGCTACCAAGCCGAATTTGCATTTCGCCAGCAACAACAGCGTTTTTATGAACAACAACGTCAACAAAGCCAGCAAAACCGCAGCAGTCATAGTGAACAAAGAGGGCACAGTGTGCCACCGAATAATGGTATGAATCGCGCCCAAGCGTTGGCTCTTTTAGGCTTAAACAATGATGCTTCAGCGAGAGATATTAAAGTAGCCTATCGAAAGCTCATGGCTCAGCATCACCCCGATAAATTAGTATCGCAAGGTTTACCAAAACACATGATGGAAGTCGCGGTAAAGAAAAGCCAAGATATTCAAGCGGCTTATGAGTATTTAAAAAAGGCGGCGTAA
- the surA gene encoding peptidylprolyl isomerase SurA, with protein MNLKKLFASALLTVGLCQSVFAKPVEIDKVVGVVNQGVILQSEVDTIINRVKTQAQEQGQELPSDDTLRIQAIERLVNQTLMMQLAERMGLEISDSQLDQTLENMAREQGGTIADLRRTIEAAGESYPAYREEIRKEITTQQVMRANVDRRIYISPQEIDNLLKIMETQGKNAEEYDIGHILIDIPSDATADEITSAKTRADKVIEFLKEGKEFKRIAISSSSGSKALEGGQLGWMSINEMPSLFAEAVKGHKKDDIVGPLRSGAGFHIIKVQDVRGRQVVETTEVRSRHILIKPSIILSEEKARDMLKGFAKELREGKADFGELAKEYSEDPGSALKGGEYDWTDPSTYVPEFKNTLLSLDKNEISEPFRTQFGWHIVQLLDKRVADKTEQAKRNRAHQLLFNRKFKEESFNWQQEMREQAHVDIFPTE; from the coding sequence ATGAATTTAAAAAAATTATTTGCATCTGCATTATTAACAGTTGGCCTTTGCCAAAGCGTTTTCGCAAAACCTGTCGAAATCGACAAAGTCGTTGGTGTAGTTAACCAAGGTGTTATTTTACAAAGTGAAGTAGACACCATTATCAATCGCGTAAAAACTCAAGCGCAAGAGCAAGGTCAAGAGTTACCTTCAGATGACACGCTTCGCATTCAAGCGATCGAGCGTTTAGTAAACCAAACTCTGATGATGCAACTTGCTGAGCGCATGGGTTTAGAAATCTCTGACTCTCAGTTAGACCAAACACTTGAAAATATGGCTCGTGAGCAAGGTGGTACAATCGCTGATTTACGCCGTACTATCGAGGCTGCAGGTGAGAGCTACCCAGCATATCGTGAAGAAATTCGTAAAGAAATCACCACGCAACAAGTAATGCGTGCGAACGTTGACCGTCGTATTTATATTAGCCCACAAGAAATCGATAACCTTCTTAAAATCATGGAAACTCAAGGCAAGAATGCCGAAGAGTATGATATTGGTCATATCTTGATTGATATCCCAAGTGATGCAACAGCTGATGAAATCACCAGTGCTAAAACACGTGCAGATAAAGTTATCGAGTTTTTAAAAGAAGGCAAAGAATTCAAGCGTATCGCTATTTCATCTTCTAGCGGTTCAAAAGCCCTTGAAGGTGGTCAGCTAGGTTGGATGAGCATCAACGAAATGCCATCACTTTTTGCTGAAGCGGTAAAAGGCCATAAAAAAGACGATATCGTTGGCCCGCTTCGTTCAGGTGCTGGTTTCCACATTATTAAAGTGCAAGATGTTCGTGGTCGCCAAGTAGTTGAAACTACAGAAGTTCGTTCACGTCACATCTTAATTAAGCCTTCTATCATCTTAAGCGAAGAAAAAGCGCGTGACATGCTAAAAGGTTTTGCAAAAGAGCTACGTGAAGGCAAAGCTGACTTTGGTGAACTTGCTAAAGAATACTCTGAAGACCCGGGTTCTGCATTAAAAGGTGGCGAGTACGATTGGACTGATCCAAGCACTTATGTACCAGAATTTAAAAATACCCTGCTTTCTCTAGATAAAAATGAAATCAGTGAGCCATTCAGAACACAGTTTGGTTGGCACATTGTACAGCTACTTGATAAGCGTGTAGCTGATAAAACAGAGCAAGCTAAGCGTAACCGCGCTCACCAACTACTGTTTAATCGTAAATTTAAAGAAGAAAGTTTCAACTGGCAGCAAGAAATGCGTGAACAAGCGCACGTTGATATTTTCCCAACAGAATAA
- a CDS encoding type II toxin-antitoxin system RelE/ParE family toxin — MTHAIEFIETSIFTRQIKQIATDDELRSLQVELIANPLKGELIKETGGLRKVRMATGHKGKSGSTRVIYVVAHLERIYFVLAYHKAT; from the coding sequence ATGACACATGCAATTGAATTTATAGAAACCTCCATCTTCACTAGGCAAATAAAGCAAATTGCCACTGACGATGAGTTACGAAGTTTGCAAGTTGAACTAATAGCCAACCCTCTGAAAGGAGAGCTAATAAAAGAGACTGGTGGGCTTAGAAAAGTACGAATGGCAACGGGTCACAAAGGTAAAAGCGGTAGCACCCGAGTTATTTATGTTGTTGCTCATTTAGAACGTATTTACTTTGTTTTGGCATATCATAAAGCAACTTAA
- the rluA gene encoding bifunctional tRNA pseudouridine(32) synthase/23S rRNA pseudouridine(746) synthase RluA, producing MLLNYNPPMTPYLSIVYQDDDLLIVNKPSGLLTVPGKDPKHADCLIARINRVFPTAKIVHRLDMATSGIICLAMHKEAHRNLSIQFQDRKTAKRYIARVFGKLEQETGSVDLPLICDWPNRPKQMVDHDNGKPSLTHFKVLEYEQNATRVELTPITGRSHQLRVHMLSLGHPILGDKLYAHPEAFAMAPRLQLHAEMLTLAHPASGETLIFEAAPEF from the coding sequence GTGTTACTCAATTATAATCCCCCAATGACACCTTATTTAAGTATTGTTTATCAAGACGATGACTTGCTTATTGTGAATAAACCAAGTGGTTTACTTACTGTGCCGGGAAAAGATCCAAAACACGCTGACTGCCTTATTGCTCGCATTAATCGCGTTTTTCCAACGGCGAAAATTGTTCACCGCCTTGATATGGCAACCTCAGGCATTATTTGTTTAGCCATGCACAAAGAAGCGCATCGTAATTTAAGCATTCAGTTTCAAGATAGAAAAACCGCGAAACGCTACATTGCTCGCGTATTTGGCAAGCTTGAACAAGAAACTGGATCGGTAGATTTACCACTTATTTGTGATTGGCCGAACCGACCAAAGCAAATGGTTGATCACGACAATGGCAAACCGTCATTAACCCATTTTAAAGTGCTTGAGTATGAACAGAATGCGACTCGTGTTGAGCTGACTCCAATTACTGGGCGTTCTCACCAACTACGTGTGCACATGCTGTCATTAGGTCACCCTATTTTAGGCGATAAGTTGTATGCTCACCCCGAGGCATTCGCCATGGCTCCCCGCTTACAGCTGCATGCTGAAATGCTTACCTTGGCTCACCCAGCAAGCGGTGAAACACTGATTTTTGAAGCTGCTCCTGAGTTTTAA
- the rsmA gene encoding 16S rRNA (adenine(1518)-N(6)/adenine(1519)-N(6))-dimethyltransferase RsmA, whose protein sequence is MTDKVHLGHRARKRFGQNFLNDDMIIDKIVTAIDPKPEDNLVEIGPGLGAITEPVADLSGHLTVVELDKDLAERLTSHPFLGPKLTVHQGDAMKFDFSSLIKSDEKLKIFGNLPYNVSTPLLFHLFEFADNVEHMHFMLQKEVVKRMVAGPGSKAFGRLSVMTQYYCHAMPVIDVPPECFKPAPKVDSAVIRLIPKKPEQRSAKSTKLLNTVCLEAFNQRRKTLRNSLSNLLTAEELTSIGIDITLRAESLSLQQFIDIANWIYDNKQ, encoded by the coding sequence ATGACAGATAAAGTACATTTAGGACACCGCGCGCGTAAGCGTTTTGGTCAAAACTTTTTAAACGATGACATGATCATCGACAAAATCGTCACGGCTATCGATCCTAAACCTGAAGACAATTTAGTAGAAATCGGCCCGGGTCTTGGTGCAATCACTGAGCCAGTCGCTGATTTAAGTGGCCACCTAACGGTTGTTGAGCTAGATAAAGACTTAGCAGAACGTTTAACGAGCCACCCATTCTTAGGGCCAAAGTTAACAGTGCATCAAGGCGATGCAATGAAATTCGATTTTAGCTCTTTGATCAAGTCTGACGAAAAGTTAAAGATTTTTGGTAACTTACCATACAACGTTTCGACTCCGCTGTTATTCCATTTATTTGAGTTCGCGGATAACGTAGAGCACATGCATTTTATGCTGCAAAAAGAAGTGGTCAAACGTATGGTCGCAGGCCCGGGCAGTAAAGCCTTTGGTCGCTTAAGTGTAATGACACAATATTACTGTCACGCAATGCCAGTAATTGATGTGCCGCCAGAGTGCTTTAAGCCAGCACCTAAAGTAGATTCAGCAGTTATTCGCTTGATCCCTAAAAAGCCTGAGCAACGTTCAGCTAAAAGCACTAAGCTATTAAACACGGTATGTTTAGAAGCCTTTAATCAACGCCGTAAGACTTTACGTAATAGTTTATCTAACTTACTGACAGCTGAAGAACTAACAAGCATAGGCATTGATATCACTCTGCGTGCTGAAAGCCTGTCTTTACAACAATTTATTGATATAGCTAATTGGATTTATGACAACAAGCAGTAA
- the lptD gene encoding LPS assembly protein LptD, which yields MSKTWGIMMLSVLSAPSFAETELTHNFCGNSMQTRAWQPLPGLELNMIDIKSDDIELLGTQSAEFTGNVDINTLTMNLSAQSALIDKQRGLLNATGPIVYRDKVSQINSSGLNADLNNSELSLLGADYKLTDQLGHGGAEKLTVNESGLNLMNASFTTCPGETPVWAIEADEIDLSSEDGWGETHNTVLRVFDTPVLYVPYFTFPLDDRRKSGLLTPNFSSSGRYGIETITPYYWNIAPNYDATITPRYMSKRGLQMIGEFRYLTEQNNGLIAVEYLDKDDEEPNVDSRYLFHWQQQSYFGENWRGNIDITNVSDDNYLTDLNSGYATRTDTQLYRTGSLTHLGDTWRTNIKLQSFEVLGDHRESYAALPQISFSQTDAYDFYGVDLTLDGELSYFTNDDAVIDEASRVHIEPKASFGYQEYAWSFLSEFSVLHTEYNQHGDLAGTDYDEKVTRTLPKVRLYSQLNFERDTAFFFKDGIQTLEPQIQYLYTPNKDQSNIGLYDTAKLQDDFFGLFRDRRFSSIDRIATANQFTLGATTRLFSNENEEVFNFSAGQIFYLSDDAKPTSQGINVDTNYNALFAAQTMLHWHRRWYLSGGIQYDTDGKEIIQSNITLDYKGDDKQLVQLNHRYANDVSGNTIEQVGLFTSIPLSQDWQFVGSYHRDLESGRSIEVFSGLQYESCCWAFQITGRRQIETDLNQAIGQEQATFDTSIGFNIVLKGLGSKSRYDAQKLLQQGIFGYRRPYFLNN from the coding sequence ATGAGCAAAACCTGGGGCATAATGATGCTAAGCGTACTTAGCGCACCATCGTTCGCCGAAACTGAACTGACACACAATTTTTGTGGCAATTCAATGCAAACCAGAGCTTGGCAACCGCTCCCTGGCCTTGAACTTAATATGATCGATATCAAATCCGATGATATTGAACTATTGGGTACCCAAAGCGCAGAATTTACCGGTAATGTAGATATTAACACCCTAACGATGAATTTGTCCGCACAAAGTGCACTGATTGACAAACAACGTGGGTTACTTAATGCAACCGGCCCTATCGTTTATCGCGATAAAGTAAGCCAAATTAATAGTTCTGGGCTCAATGCGGATTTAAATAATTCTGAATTAAGTTTGCTTGGTGCTGATTATAAGCTCACCGACCAACTTGGTCATGGTGGCGCAGAAAAACTAACAGTCAACGAGTCTGGCCTAAACCTGATGAACGCAAGCTTTACTACCTGCCCTGGCGAAACACCGGTGTGGGCAATTGAAGCTGACGAAATAGACTTATCAAGTGAAGATGGCTGGGGCGAAACTCACAATACCGTATTACGGGTATTTGATACGCCGGTTCTGTATGTTCCTTATTTTACGTTTCCGTTAGATGACCGTCGTAAATCCGGTTTATTAACGCCTAACTTTTCAAGTTCAGGCCGCTACGGTATTGAAACTATCACCCCGTATTACTGGAATATTGCTCCAAATTACGACGCCACCATTACGCCTCGCTACATGTCTAAGCGCGGTTTGCAAATGATTGGTGAGTTTCGTTATTTAACAGAGCAAAACAACGGTCTCATTGCCGTTGAGTACTTAGATAAAGATGATGAAGAGCCAAATGTTGACTCGCGTTATCTATTCCATTGGCAGCAGCAAAGTTACTTTGGTGAAAACTGGCGCGGTAATATCGATATTACCAACGTTAGTGATGATAACTACTTAACCGATTTAAATTCTGGTTATGCTACTCGCACTGATACTCAGTTATACCGTACGGGCTCACTCACCCACTTAGGTGACACTTGGCGTACTAATATTAAGCTACAGAGTTTTGAAGTACTTGGTGATCACCGCGAATCATATGCGGCACTGCCACAAATTAGTTTTTCGCAAACTGATGCGTATGATTTTTATGGCGTTGATTTAACCCTTGATGGTGAACTTAGTTATTTCACTAATGATGACGCTGTTATTGATGAAGCAAGCCGTGTTCACATAGAACCTAAAGCAAGCTTTGGTTATCAAGAATACGCATGGTCATTTTTATCTGAGTTTAGCGTATTGCATACTGAATATAACCAGCATGGTGATTTAGCAGGGACCGACTACGACGAAAAAGTCACCCGTACCCTGCCAAAAGTACGTTTATACAGCCAATTAAATTTTGAGCGTGATACAGCGTTTTTCTTCAAAGATGGTATTCAAACACTTGAGCCACAAATTCAGTACTTGTATACGCCAAACAAAGACCAATCAAATATTGGCCTTTACGATACAGCAAAATTACAAGATGACTTTTTTGGTTTATTTAGAGACCGTCGCTTCTCAAGTATCGACCGTATTGCCACTGCGAACCAATTTACGTTAGGTGCGACTACTCGCTTATTTAGCAATGAAAACGAAGAAGTATTTAATTTCAGCGCAGGCCAAATCTTCTATTTAAGCGATGATGCAAAGCCTACATCACAAGGTATTAATGTTGATACTAACTACAATGCCTTGTTCGCAGCGCAAACCATGTTACATTGGCACCGTCGCTGGTATTTATCAGGTGGTATTCAATACGACACTGATGGTAAAGAAATTATTCAATCAAATATCACCTTAGATTATAAAGGTGACGATAAACAGCTCGTGCAATTGAACCATCGCTATGCAAATGATGTCTCAGGCAATACAATCGAGCAAGTTGGTCTATTTACCAGCATTCCGCTATCGCAAGATTGGCAGTTTGTTGGCAGCTATCACCGCGATTTAGAAAGTGGTCGTAGTATTGAGGTTTTCAGCGGTCTTCAGTATGAATCGTGCTGTTGGGCGTTTCAAATCACAGGCCGTCGTCAAATCGAAACTGATTTAAACCAGGCGATTGGTCAAGAGCAAGCAACCTTTGATACCAGTATTGGCTTCAATATCGTATTAAAAGGGCTTGGTAGTAAAAGCCGTTATGATGCACAAAAATTATTACAACAAGGTATTTTTGGCTATCGTAGACCGTATTTTCTTAATAACTAG
- a CDS encoding DUF3530 family protein, whose product MNLKSAHRLVYAACFALMGNVNAADFIKPTPWSSLVTHDIQRFLPSDEVRTLLAGEDEFISLYRQSMAASQRGIVLIIPDWQHLPTNNAGINFLRKQLNEIGYATLAMTMPDIDWHPVDMATPELPESSEAESTTQSDEQAASAPPAQTQQEPHFVTGEPNISEAVLDDYKLKLIARFNALYNSAMDEGGNIIVVAQGASAGLLIEHYASFPNNELNAFISLGSYLPNSVRNQHLNATLSTISPPLLDIFYSEGNPDTLQSVKDRKRWVRKHAKYDYRQRELFGVPSEPEQHQRLLKEVDGFLRRLF is encoded by the coding sequence ATGAATTTAAAATCCGCACATCGCTTAGTTTACGCAGCCTGTTTTGCGTTGATGGGCAATGTGAATGCTGCCGATTTTATTAAACCAACCCCTTGGTCAAGCTTGGTCACTCATGATATTCAACGCTTTTTACCAAGTGATGAAGTACGTACTCTGCTTGCCGGTGAAGATGAGTTCATTAGCTTATATCGTCAATCGATGGCAGCCAGCCAACGCGGAATTGTGCTCATTATTCCTGATTGGCAGCACCTACCCACTAATAATGCCGGTATTAACTTTTTACGTAAGCAGTTAAACGAAATTGGCTATGCAACCCTTGCCATGACCATGCCTGATATTGATTGGCACCCTGTCGATATGGCAACGCCCGAGTTACCTGAAAGCTCTGAAGCTGAGTCAACAACACAAAGCGATGAGCAAGCAGCTTCTGCTCCACCAGCCCAAACACAACAAGAGCCGCACTTTGTTACAGGTGAGCCTAATATTAGTGAAGCCGTGCTTGATGATTACAAACTAAAGTTAATTGCCAGATTTAATGCTTTGTATAACAGTGCTATGGATGAAGGCGGCAATATTATTGTCGTGGCACAAGGTGCCAGTGCGGGGCTATTGATTGAGCATTATGCTAGCTTTCCAAATAACGAACTGAACGCTTTTATTAGCCTAGGTAGTTATTTACCTAACAGTGTTCGTAACCAGCATCTCAATGCGACGCTTTCTACTATCAGCCCACCTTTACTGGATATTTTTTATAGTGAGGGCAACCCTGACACGCTGCAAAGTGTTAAAGACAGAAAACGTTGGGTAAGAAAACACGCAAAATATGACTACCGACAAAGAGAGCTATTTGGTGTGCCTTCAGAGCCTGAGCAGCACCAGCGGCTGCTCAAAGAAGTAGACGGCTTTTTACGCCGCCTTTTTTAA
- the nadS gene encoding NadS family protein → MSLFDELKTSLQEAVEIEKQKVAPARSTQFDIADVKAIRMKLNVSQAEFAKALGTSADTIKSWETKRRNPTGLAAKVLATIQDNPNFYFEIAAH, encoded by the coding sequence ATGAGCTTATTTGATGAGTTGAAAACTTCTTTACAAGAAGCTGTTGAAATTGAAAAGCAAAAAGTCGCTCCAGCACGTAGTACTCAATTCGATATCGCCGATGTAAAAGCCATACGTATGAAACTGAATGTTTCTCAAGCAGAATTCGCTAAGGCACTTGGGACCAGTGCAGACACCATAAAAAGCTGGGAAACTAAACGGAGAAACCCAACTGGGTTAGCTGCCAAAGTGCTGGCTACGATTCAAGATAACCCTAACTTCTATTTTGAAATTGCGGCTCATTAG
- the murU gene encoding N-acetylmuramate alpha-1-phosphate uridylyltransferase MurU, producing MKAMILAAGRGKRMMPLTETMPKPMLKINGKPLLEHHINNLRQAGVTDIVINLAWQGDKITEYFADGSQFGVSITYSQEQAGGLETAGGIIQALPLLGEQFIVINGDVFTDYDVTSLMQLHLQAGEAHIVLVENPAHNPDGDFALSHLSPDSQKYTFSGISRYHADFFKGLSAGIRPLGPILREKLSEHQVSTELYLGQWDDIGTPARLDEINQRFAL from the coding sequence ATGAAAGCAATGATCCTAGCGGCGGGCCGTGGTAAACGCATGATGCCGCTAACAGAAACGATGCCAAAGCCGATGCTAAAGATTAACGGTAAGCCATTATTAGAGCATCATATTAATAACTTACGCCAAGCAGGGGTTACCGATATTGTCATTAACCTTGCCTGGCAAGGTGACAAAATAACAGAGTATTTTGCTGATGGATCGCAGTTTGGTGTATCGATCACTTACAGCCAAGAGCAGGCTGGGGGGCTTGAAACCGCCGGGGGCATCATTCAAGCATTGCCGTTATTGGGTGAGCAATTTATTGTCATCAATGGTGATGTGTTTACTGATTATGATGTGACTTCGTTGATGCAGCTTCATCTGCAAGCAGGGGAGGCGCATATTGTCCTTGTTGAAAATCCTGCGCATAACCCTGATGGTGATTTTGCACTGAGTCATCTAAGCCCAGATAGTCAAAAGTATACTTTTTCCGGTATAAGTCGCTATCATGCTGATTTCTTTAAAGGTCTCAGCGCAGGTATTCGTCCACTTGGGCCCATTTTGCGAGAAAAGCTCAGTGAACATCAAGTTTCGACTGAGCTTTATTTGGGGCAATGGGATGACATTGGCACACCAGCCAGACTCGACGAAATCAATCAACGTTTCGCTTTGTAA
- the pdxA gene encoding 4-hydroxythreonine-4-phosphate dehydrogenase PdxA has product MTIRIAITPGEPAGIGPDLLIKLAQHQWDAQLVVIADGALLKQRAKLLGLDINLIDFDDSQAPSIAPAGSVYLHQVDLGSDVEVGVLNDANGQYVLDTLRIASEKNMDGTFAAVVTGPVHKGIINKAGISFSGHTEYFAQQSNTADVVMLLATEGLRVALVTTHIPLAYVSRAITVERLSKVATILNHDLQTKFGIEKPRILVCGLNPHAGEDGHLGTEEIDTIAPTLELLNNQGMNLIGPLPADTLFQDKYLSQADAVLAMYHDQGLPVLKYKGFGNSVNITLGLPFIRTSVDHGTALDLAGTGTADVGSFELAIREAIKLAHEKAQNQ; this is encoded by the coding sequence ATGACCATTAGAATTGCAATTACCCCAGGTGAGCCAGCCGGTATTGGCCCTGATTTACTTATCAAGTTAGCCCAGCACCAGTGGGATGCCCAACTGGTGGTGATTGCTGATGGCGCGCTGTTAAAACAGCGCGCTAAGTTGCTTGGTTTAGATATCAATTTAATTGACTTCGATGACAGCCAAGCACCAAGCATTGCCCCTGCAGGCAGCGTTTACTTACACCAAGTAGATTTAGGCTCTGATGTTGAAGTGGGCGTACTTAATGACGCCAATGGTCAATATGTTCTGGATACACTGCGCATTGCCAGTGAAAAAAATATGGATGGTACCTTTGCCGCTGTTGTTACTGGTCCTGTGCATAAAGGGATTATCAACAAAGCAGGTATCTCATTCAGCGGTCACACTGAGTATTTTGCGCAGCAATCGAATACTGCCGATGTCGTGATGTTGTTAGCTACAGAAGGCTTACGTGTGGCGCTTGTTACGACGCATATACCGCTTGCTTATGTATCGCGCGCAATCACCGTTGAACGTTTAAGTAAAGTTGCCACTATTTTAAACCATGACTTACAAACTAAGTTTGGTATTGAAAAACCGCGTATCCTCGTATGTGGTCTAAACCCACATGCTGGCGAAGATGGCCATTTAGGCACTGAAGAAATTGATACCATAGCGCCAACGTTAGAGCTGTTAAATAATCAAGGCATGAACTTAATTGGACCATTGCCTGCTGACACCCTGTTCCAAGATAAATATCTCTCGCAAGCAGATGCCGTGCTTGCAATGTATCACGATCAGGGATTACCTGTGCTAAAATACAAGGGTTTCGGCAATTCGGTCAATATCACCCTTGGCCTGCCATTTATTCGCACCTCAGTAGATCACGGTACGGCTCTCGATTTAGCCGGCACAGGGACTGCTGATGTAGGTAGTTTTGAATTAGCGATCCGCGAAGCAATTAAGCTCGCCCATGAAAAAGCACAGAATCAATGA
- a CDS encoding aminoglycoside phosphotransferase family protein, translating to MNRYKSLQQFLNPHFKEDEYQLAAITGDASFRRYFRVNTSDQSYIVMDSDPDKLDNTPYIELNKVFSQHGFKLPKILQADEKQGFFLLSDLGNTHLADLLGDEDRTLHYKHLIKLSAQWAQIPPAQYMKVFDGEFLQFELSIFKDWLVDNFIGEQLSADEQQMWQQACELLVNNALEQPIVTVHRDFHSRNIMRTGQQWAIIDYQDAVQGPVCYDLVSLLRDCYFKLPEQELDYLLHYAYDEFSEQQLLQDTSFAMFKRWFDLTGVQRHLKAAGIFCRLKLRDGKSGYLNNVLPTLTYISNVSKEYPELTALGQWIEQTIIPQTKQRLTKESK from the coding sequence ATGAATCGTTATAAAAGTTTACAGCAGTTTTTAAATCCTCATTTTAAAGAGGATGAATATCAATTAGCCGCCATCACAGGGGATGCGAGTTTTCGCCGTTATTTCCGCGTAAATACAAGTGATCAAAGCTATATTGTCATGGACTCAGATCCAGATAAATTAGATAACACGCCTTATATAGAACTCAATAAAGTGTTTTCTCAGCATGGTTTTAAGTTACCAAAAATTCTTCAGGCAGATGAAAAACAAGGCTTCTTCTTACTAAGTGATTTAGGTAATACTCACTTAGCTGATTTATTAGGTGATGAAGACCGCACTTTACACTACAAACATCTAATCAAGTTAAGTGCACAATGGGCGCAAATCCCACCTGCCCAATATATGAAAGTATTTGATGGCGAGTTTTTACAGTTTGAGCTGAGTATTTTTAAAGATTGGTTAGTCGATAACTTTATTGGTGAGCAACTTTCTGCTGATGAGCAGCAAATGTGGCAACAGGCTTGTGAGTTATTAGTTAACAATGCCCTTGAACAACCAATTGTGACGGTGCACCGAGACTTCCATAGCCGTAATATTATGCGCACAGGGCAGCAATGGGCAATCATTGATTATCAAGATGCGGTGCAAGGGCCGGTGTGTTATGACCTTGTGTCGTTATTAAGGGATTGCTATTTCAAGTTACCAGAGCAAGAGCTAGATTACCTTTTACATTACGCTTATGACGAATTTAGCGAGCAACAGCTATTGCAAGACACCTCATTTGCGATGTTTAAGCGCTGGTTTGACTTAACCGGCGTGCAGCGTCATTTAAAAGCTGCAGGTATATTTTGCCGCTTAAAATTACGTGACGGTAAGTCTGGTTATTTGAATAATGTGCTGCCAACCCTTACATACATTAGTAATGTCAGTAAAGAATACCCAGAGTTAACAGCCCTTGGCCAGTGGATAGAGCAGACTATTATTCCACAGACTAAGCAGCGTTTAACGAAAGAGTCCAAATGA
- the apaG gene encoding Co2+/Mg2+ efflux protein ApaG, which produces MTTSSNLGSPIKVSVETFYVEGQSEPEQDKYVFAYSITIKNHSLCSAKLLSRYWLITDANGKEVEVQGEGVVGETPTIAPGESYKYTSGAVLDTPVGTMQGHYTMRNEFGTEFEAPIEVFRLARPNILH; this is translated from the coding sequence ATGACAACAAGCAGTAATTTAGGTTCTCCAATTAAGGTGTCGGTTGAGACCTTCTATGTAGAAGGTCAATCAGAGCCTGAACAAGATAAATACGTTTTTGCTTACTCAATCACCATAAAAAACCACAGTTTATGCAGTGCTAAGCTATTGAGTCGTTACTGGTTAATTACCGATGCCAACGGCAAAGAAGTGGAAGTACAAGGTGAAGGGGTTGTGGGTGAAACACCGACCATTGCCCCAGGTGAAAGCTATAAATACACCAGTGGTGCAGTGCTTGATACCCCTGTTGGGACGATGCAAGGCCATTACACTATGCGTAACGAATTTGGCACTGAGTTTGAAGCGCCAATCGAGGTGTTTCGTTTAGCCCGCCCAAACATTTTGCACTAG